The following are from one region of the Carnobacterium gallinarum DSM 4847 genome:
- the arsB gene encoding ACR3 family arsenite efflux transporter — MENEQNKGLSIFEKYLTLWVILCMMLGVLIGKFVPIIPTVLGKFDYYQVSIPTAILIWLMIYPMMLKIDFTSIVSAAKKPKGLIVTCTVNWVIKPFTMYAISTFFFFVVFKGLIPYDLAKEYVAGAVLLGAAPCTAMVFVWSYLTKGDPAYTLVQVAINDLIILVLYAPIVALLLGVSDVIVPIDTLILSTLLFVVIPLLLGVITRTLIVKNKGLVYFETVFLKKFDRITIIGLLLTLVIIFSFQGERILNNPLHILLIAIPLTIQTFLIFAIAYSWAYFWKLPHSIAAPAGMVGASNFFELSVAVSISLFGLQSGATLATVVGVLVEVPVMLLLVKVANGTTSWFEKKELSN, encoded by the coding sequence ATGGAAAACGAACAAAATAAAGGTTTAAGTATTTTTGAAAAATATTTAACATTATGGGTTATATTATGTATGATGCTAGGTGTTTTAATTGGAAAATTTGTACCTATTATTCCAACTGTTTTAGGGAAATTTGATTACTATCAAGTATCGATTCCAACAGCTATTTTAATCTGGTTAATGATTTATCCAATGATGTTGAAGATAGATTTTACAAGTATTGTAAGTGCTGCTAAAAAGCCTAAAGGGTTAATTGTGACATGTACTGTTAACTGGGTGATTAAACCATTTACAATGTATGCTATTTCTACTTTTTTCTTTTTCGTAGTATTTAAAGGGCTTATTCCCTATGATTTAGCAAAAGAGTATGTTGCTGGTGCTGTTTTATTAGGTGCAGCTCCTTGTACTGCGATGGTTTTTGTTTGGAGTTATTTAACTAAAGGCGATCCAGCCTATACTTTGGTGCAAGTTGCGATTAATGATTTAATTATATTAGTGTTATATGCGCCAATTGTGGCTTTGTTATTAGGAGTCAGCGATGTGATTGTTCCGATTGATACATTAATTCTATCAACGCTGTTATTTGTAGTGATTCCGTTATTATTGGGTGTTATTACACGAACATTGATTGTAAAAAATAAGGGATTAGTTTATTTTGAAACAGTTTTTTTGAAAAAATTTGATCGAATTACGATTATTGGTTTACTGTTGACTTTGGTTATTATCTTTTCTTTTCAAGGAGAACGGATTTTAAATAATCCACTGCATATCCTATTGATTGCGATTCCACTAACTATTCAAACATTCCTCATTTTTGCGATTGCCTATAGTTGGGCATATTTTTGGAAATTACCTCATTCAATTGCTGCTCCAGCTGGGATGGTAGGGGCTAGTAACTTTTTTGAATTGTCAGTTGCTGTATCAATATCATTGTTTGGTTTACAATCTGGTGCAACCTTGGCAACGGTTGTTGGTGTCTTAGTTGAAGTACCAGTTATGTTATTATTAGTTAAAGTAGCGAATGGTACAACTAGCTGGTTTGAAAAAAAGGAGTTATCAAATTAA
- a CDS encoding ArsR/SmtB family transcription factor, which yields MDYERTAKLFKALGDSKRVQIIDMLSCGELCACDLLEHFDFTQPTLSHHMKVLINAGIVQTRKSGTWHYYSLNEQNMISLSEIIPNLVQNSKACICHKVEN from the coding sequence ATGGATTATGAAAGAACAGCCAAACTATTTAAAGCACTAGGTGATTCTAAAAGAGTTCAAATTATTGATATGTTATCGTGTGGTGAACTTTGTGCCTGTGATTTATTAGAACATTTTGATTTTACTCAGCCGACACTATCACATCATATGAAAGTGCTTATCAATGCTGGAATTGTTCAAACAAGAAAATCAGGTACATGGCACTATTATTCATTAAATGAGCAAAATATGATCTCCCTTTCAGAGATTATTCCAAACTTGGTTCAAAATTCAAAAGCCTGTATTTGTCATAAAGTTGAAAACTAG
- a CDS encoding MerR family transcriptional regulator → MNIKEAAEITELTNDTIRYYERIGIILPVPRRANGLRDFDERSLNQLKFAKIMRKAGMGVEILREYLSMIYENDDATVPARKILLTEQAELMQEKINEMQAALDYLVHKVDNYEDHMRVAEKRLSK, encoded by the coding sequence TTGAACATAAAAGAAGCAGCAGAAATAACAGAATTAACGAATGACACTATTCGTTACTATGAGCGGATTGGTATTATACTGCCAGTACCACGCCGAGCAAATGGATTACGTGATTTTGATGAACGTAGTCTGAATCAATTGAAATTTGCCAAAATCATGCGTAAAGCAGGGATGGGTGTGGAAATTTTACGTGAATATTTATCAATGATTTACGAAAACGATGATGCCACAGTGCCTGCACGTAAAATCCTTTTAACAGAACAAGCTGAATTGATGCAAGAAAAAATTAATGAAATGCAAGCGGCACTTGACTACTTAGTTCACAAAGTGGATAACTATGAAGATCATATGCGAGTAGCAGAAAAACGTTTATCTAAATAA
- a CDS encoding MFS transporter, whose protein sequence is MKKETFGMILPITLLAYFLILMDNSIVFTSSIQIGESLRLSDTALSWVSNAYTLTFGGFLLLSGRLSDLLGRKRIFIIGLTIFCLSSLMIGIAPSGTMLIIMRGIQGIGSSIIAPTTLALMMDAYEGEMRKKAISYYGATAGIGSSLGLLIGGGLTSWISWRAGFLINVPIAVILILLTLRHVKDSPVIKLKIDYLGCLLSVIGLVALIYGLTSTNVWLILGSIVILGLFIFRQTRIDYPLLPLELVKNNIRSGAYVARLLFMMSMLPYWFYMPQVMQSQYGFSPFEAGIGFLPLTLVNFMVALQLPRWANKLGNDQLLMIGEVILLVGLAWTGLSDFSNGYWLAVALPMIVIGFGQGMILAPVTSAGIHEAPQELAGIASGVTNMMHQIGGPIGLSIIVATTSNFHVQFKMMAGFTLLASLVVAVMILGLGRASKKTV, encoded by the coding sequence ATGAAAAAAGAAACATTTGGGATGATTTTACCCATTACCTTATTAGCCTATTTTTTAATTTTAATGGATAATTCCATTGTCTTTACAAGCTCGATTCAGATTGGTGAAAGTTTACGGCTCTCTGATACAGCTTTATCATGGGTATCAAATGCCTATACCTTAACCTTTGGTGGCTTTTTACTACTAAGTGGTCGTCTATCAGATTTATTAGGCCGTAAACGTATTTTCATCATAGGCTTAACAATCTTTTGTTTAAGTTCTTTAATGATTGGCATTGCTCCTAGTGGTACAATGTTGATTATTATGCGGGGGATTCAAGGGATTGGTAGTTCAATAATTGCCCCTACAACCCTAGCTTTAATGATGGATGCCTACGAAGGCGAGATGCGTAAAAAAGCCATTTCATATTATGGTGCCACAGCAGGGATTGGTTCTAGTTTAGGTTTATTAATAGGTGGCGGATTAACAAGTTGGATTTCATGGCGAGCAGGTTTTTTAATCAATGTACCTATTGCTGTTATTTTAATCCTATTAACTTTACGTCATGTGAAAGACAGTCCAGTTATTAAACTTAAAATTGACTACTTAGGCTGTTTGCTATCAGTCATTGGTTTAGTGGCATTGATTTACGGACTAACATCAACGAATGTTTGGTTAATTTTAGGCAGTATCGTTATTTTAGGACTCTTTATTTTTCGTCAAACAAGAATTGATTACCCATTGTTACCCTTAGAATTAGTCAAAAATAACATTCGATCTGGCGCTTATGTGGCTCGGTTACTCTTTATGATGAGTATGTTACCTTATTGGTTTTATATGCCACAAGTGATGCAAAGTCAGTACGGATTTTCACCATTTGAAGCAGGTATAGGTTTCTTACCATTAACGTTAGTGAACTTTATGGTGGCGTTGCAGTTGCCACGTTGGGCTAATAAATTGGGGAATGATCAGTTATTAATGATTGGGGAAGTCATATTATTAGTCGGCTTAGCTTGGACAGGTCTAAGTGATTTTTCAAATGGCTATTGGTTAGCTGTTGCCTTACCGATGATAGTGATTGGTTTTGGTCAAGGGATGATCTTAGCTCCAGTGACATCAGCTGGTATTCATGAAGCTCCTCAAGAACTAGCTGGAATTGCAAGCGGTGTAACAAACATGATGCACCAAATTGGTGGACCGATTGGTTTATCAATTATTGTCGCAACAACAAGTAACTTCCATGTACAATTTAAAATGATGGCTGGCTTTACTTTATTAGCAAGTCTAGTAGTAGCGGTGATGATTTTAGGATTAGGTCGGGCAAGTAAAAAAACAGTTTAA
- a CDS encoding GNAT family N-acetyltransferase — MTPIITPCTINDLETLQKISIETFIDTFAAYNDPKDLQDFLDTAYALLQLTSELNNPNTFFYFVHVKDELAGYLKLNSNDAQTEDDFQNGLEIQRIYIRKNHKKMGLGQLLFEKSKKVAKELNKDQLWLGVWEHNKPALAFYEKQGLAKHSQHDFILGDDVQTDFIFVLDL, encoded by the coding sequence ATGACACCTATTATCACACCTTGCACGATTAATGACTTAGAAACATTACAAAAGATTAGCATTGAAACTTTTATCGATACTTTCGCTGCATATAACGATCCAAAAGACTTACAAGATTTTTTAGATACCGCTTATGCTCTGCTACAATTAACGAGTGAATTAAATAATCCAAATACATTCTTTTACTTTGTCCATGTTAAGGATGAGTTAGCTGGTTATTTAAAATTAAATAGTAACGACGCACAGACTGAAGATGACTTTCAAAATGGCTTAGAAATCCAACGCATTTACATTCGTAAAAATCATAAAAAAATGGGATTAGGTCAACTTCTATTCGAAAAATCTAAAAAAGTTGCCAAAGAATTAAATAAAGACCAACTTTGGTTAGGGGTTTGGGAACATAATAAACCTGCCCTAGCCTTTTATGAAAAACAGGGCTTAGCAAAACATAGCCAACATGATTTTATTTTAGGCGATGACGTCCAAACCGATTTCATTTTCGTTCTAGACTTATAA
- a CDS encoding SDR family NAD(P)-dependent oxidoreductase → MNRLEEIDKDSEKAEGQVTIQQADVIKLEEVEALASAAIVVSCRIDVWINHAGLIPRSTYNKKKVAKWDQMIKMINVIGKGVLYGMAAGLP, encoded by the coding sequence CTGAACCGTTTAGAAGAGATTGATAAAGATAGTGAAAAAGCAGAAGGTCAAGTAACCATTCAACAGGCAGATGTGATTAAGTTGGAAGAAGTGGAAGCCTTAGCTTCAGCAGCCATTGTTGTTTCTTGTCGTATTGATGTATGGATTAACCATGCTGGTCTAATACCTCGTTCAACTTACAATAAGAAAAAGGTCGCTAAATGGGACCAAATGATTAAAATGATTAATGTGATAGGTAAAGGTGTCTTATATGGAATGGCTGCTGGATTACCGTAA
- a CDS encoding dihydrofolate reductase family protein has protein sequence MTRPFVFCHMLTSLDGKIMGNYMSTPEGKKASEFFYDLAFTDTGYYQHQGWLSGRRTSEDNFTQHRKLKLAEPSQPVPAGDFMAEHQADKYYVSIDGSGHLGWVENTITYKNTTAHIIEVLTNKVSEAYKAHLRQLGISYIVVGETEINMSETLTRLKEKFSIETLMLGGGGVLNWSLLQQGLCDELSVVMAPVADGSTDTQTLFEVKEALTEDHPIAFDLLNVEANEEGAVWYRYAVKTEPFRRD, from the coding sequence ATGACAAGACCATTTGTTTTTTGTCACATGTTAACATCTTTAGATGGCAAAATCATGGGAAATTACATGAGTACACCAGAAGGTAAAAAAGCCAGTGAGTTTTTTTATGACTTAGCTTTTACTGATACGGGATATTATCAGCACCAAGGATGGTTATCAGGTCGAAGGACTTCAGAAGATAATTTTACGCAACACCGAAAATTAAAATTAGCTGAACCAAGTCAACCAGTTCCAGCTGGGGATTTTATGGCTGAACATCAAGCAGATAAATACTATGTTTCAATCGATGGTTCAGGCCATTTAGGTTGGGTGGAAAATACGATTACGTATAAAAATACCACAGCTCACATTATTGAAGTCCTGACAAATAAAGTCTCAGAAGCTTATAAAGCGCATTTAAGACAATTGGGGATTTCATATATAGTAGTTGGTGAAACAGAGATTAATATGTCTGAAACGTTAACCAGATTAAAAGAAAAGTTTAGTATTGAGACGCTGATGCTAGGTGGCGGTGGTGTGTTAAACTGGTCATTATTGCAACAAGGATTATGCGATGAGCTAAGTGTTGTTATGGCACCAGTTGCCGATGGTTCTACGGATACACAAACGTTATTTGAAGTGAAAGAAGCACTAACAGAAGATCATCCTATCGCATTTGATTTATTAAACGTTGAAGCGAATGAGGAAGGTGCAGTCTGGTACCGTTATGCAGTAAAAACTGAACCGTTTAGAAGAGATTGA